The following proteins are encoded in a genomic region of Rhodoferax aquaticus:
- the ompA gene encoding outer membrane protein OmpA, giving the protein MMKLNKVAFILATAAFATLAGAQEIHNWRSASGEVWKSASGECWRDAVWTPATAAPGCDGAIAAKPVAAVPAPAPVAPKAAEPAPAPKAAAPAAPVPAAAASKVTYAADAFFDFDKSVLKPEGKAKLDDLVGKVKSINLEVIIAVGHTDSVGDDAYNQKLSVSRAEAVKAYLISKGIEKNRVYTEGKGEKQPVADNKTKEGQAKNRRVEIEVVGTRAQ; this is encoded by the coding sequence ATGATGAAATTGAATAAAGTAGCGTTCATTCTTGCTACCGCAGCGTTTGCCACCCTTGCTGGCGCACAAGAAATACACAACTGGCGCAGCGCATCAGGCGAAGTGTGGAAAAGCGCCTCTGGCGAGTGCTGGCGCGATGCGGTCTGGACACCGGCAACCGCAGCTCCTGGTTGCGACGGAGCTATCGCTGCGAAACCCGTGGCAGCAGTTCCAGCACCCGCTCCAGTGGCTCCCAAAGCCGCAGAGCCAGCCCCAGCTCCAAAAGCAGCAGCACCTGCTGCTCCTGTTCCTGCAGCTGCTGCAAGCAAAGTGACTTACGCAGCTGACGCATTCTTTGACTTTGACAAGTCTGTTTTGAAGCCTGAAGGTAAAGCCAAATTGGACGATTTGGTTGGCAAGGTCAAGAGCATCAACCTAGAAGTGATCATTGCTGTGGGACACACCGACTCCGTTGGTGATGATGCCTACAATCAAAAGCTGTCTGTCTCACGTGCTGAAGCAGTCAAGGCGTACCTGATCTCCAAGGGCATCGAAAAGAATCGCGTGTACACCGAAGGCAAGGGTGAAAAGCAGCCCGTAGCTGATAACAAGACCAAAGAAGGTCAGGCTAAGAACCGCCGTGTGGAAATTGAAGTCGTGGGAACCCGCGCTCAATAA
- a CDS encoding prephenate dehydrogenase encodes MFEQLALIGCGLMGGSFALALKKAGLVKRVVGYSKSPSTTERARALGVIDVEAPSALLAVSGADIVLIAVPVAATESTFRAIKHLVTSQMLIMDVGSTKRDVIEAGRRALRDHFGSFVPAHPIAGKEVSGVENADADLYTGRQIILTPTERTLTTQLQKAVAVWTALGCQVQQMSPEQHDASFAAVSHLPHMLAFALMNSITGQSQGADYLSLAGPGFRDFTRIAASDPKVWRDILLANREELQTQVRVFRDSLQAFEQLIAQGDNQALETLIGQASQARAAWTMTSKPTH; translated from the coding sequence ATGTTTGAACAACTGGCTTTGATTGGATGTGGTTTGATGGGGGGCTCTTTTGCGCTCGCACTCAAAAAGGCCGGTTTGGTCAAGCGGGTAGTGGGCTATAGCAAATCCCCGAGCACGACGGAACGAGCGCGTGCACTCGGCGTCATTGATGTGGAGGCGCCCTCTGCGCTCTTGGCCGTATCCGGTGCTGACATTGTGCTGATTGCGGTTCCCGTAGCCGCCACGGAGTCCACTTTTCGAGCGATCAAGCACTTGGTGACATCGCAAATGCTGATCATGGACGTGGGCTCAACCAAACGCGATGTGATTGAGGCAGGTCGCCGTGCATTACGCGACCATTTTGGTTCCTTTGTCCCTGCGCACCCGATTGCTGGCAAAGAGGTTTCTGGCGTAGAAAATGCTGACGCAGACCTGTATACGGGAAGACAGATCATCCTGACCCCGACGGAACGAACGCTCACGACCCAATTGCAAAAAGCGGTAGCGGTGTGGACCGCCTTAGGCTGCCAAGTACAACAGATGTCACCAGAGCAGCACGACGCAAGTTTTGCGGCCGTCAGCCATCTGCCACATATGCTGGCCTTTGCCTTAATGAACTCCATTACGGGGCAGTCCCAAGGAGCGGACTACTTGTCGCTGGCAGGCCCTGGGTTTAGAGACTTCACGCGTATTGCTGCAAGTGACCCCAAGGTTTGGCGCGACATACTATTGGCCAACCGAGAAGAACTGCAAACTCAGGTACGGGTCTTCCGCGATAGTTTGCAAGCATTCGAACAACTCATAGCCCAGGGCGACAACCAGGCCCTGGAAACTCTTATTGGCCAGGCTAGCCAGGCACGCGCTGCTTGGACCATGACTTCTAAACCGACACACTGA
- the pheA gene encoding prephenate dehydratase: MAKTLAELRVQIDAVDLELLTLLNRRAALAHAVGEIKRLDGSAVFRPEREAQVIHGLQQANNGALKNESVAKIWREVMSACRALEAPQRVAYLGPAGTFSEEASLRFFGSSIQHVPCLNFDQVFHAASAGAAEFGVVPVENSTEGVVTRSLDLLLHSPLHIVGEISLLVRHHLLRSSPSLDGIEVVMAHPQALAQCQTWLTDHLPHAERRAVSSNAEGARLAATNPVWAGIASERAGSEFGLHTAAHAIQDDAYNRTRFVVVCLPSTMPAPQASGKDCTSLVVSVPNRPGAVHDMLVPLKKHGVSMTRFESRPARSGQWEYYFYIDLQGHPSQANVAAALADLAGLCAFYKILGTYPLAD, from the coding sequence ATGGCAAAAACGCTTGCTGAACTCAGAGTTCAAATTGACGCGGTGGATCTTGAGTTATTGACTCTGCTGAATCGCCGTGCCGCCCTAGCCCATGCGGTGGGCGAAATCAAACGCTTGGATGGCTCCGCCGTCTTTCGCCCCGAACGTGAAGCTCAGGTCATACATGGCCTCCAACAAGCCAATAACGGCGCGTTGAAAAATGAAAGCGTCGCGAAAATTTGGCGCGAAGTTATGTCTGCCTGCCGAGCCTTGGAGGCGCCCCAACGCGTGGCCTACCTTGGTCCTGCAGGCACGTTCAGTGAAGAAGCTTCTTTGCGTTTTTTTGGCTCCAGCATTCAGCACGTGCCCTGCCTCAACTTTGACCAAGTGTTCCATGCAGCAAGTGCCGGAGCCGCAGAGTTTGGAGTGGTACCCGTAGAGAACAGCACTGAAGGCGTGGTCACGCGGTCCTTAGACTTGTTGCTGCACTCCCCGCTGCACATCGTCGGAGAAATCAGCCTTCTGGTACGCCATCACCTCTTGCGGTCTAGCCCCTCACTGGACGGTATTGAAGTGGTGATGGCACATCCGCAAGCTTTGGCGCAATGCCAGACATGGTTGACAGACCATCTTCCCCATGCTGAGCGGCGCGCAGTGTCTAGCAATGCAGAAGGTGCGCGCCTAGCAGCGACCAACCCCGTATGGGCAGGCATCGCCAGCGAGCGGGCTGGCTCTGAGTTTGGCCTCCACACCGCAGCACATGCGATCCAAGACGACGCCTACAACCGAACGCGCTTTGTCGTTGTGTGTTTACCCTCCACAATGCCTGCGCCACAAGCTTCTGGCAAAGATTGCACCAGCTTGGTGGTGTCTGTCCCCAATCGCCCTGGCGCAGTCCACGACATGTTGGTACCTCTTAAAAAGCATGGGGTTTCCATGACACGCTTTGAGTCACGGCCTGCGCGCTCGGGCCAGTGGGAGTACTACTTTTACATTGACTTGCAGGGCCATCCTTCGCAAGCCAATGTTGCCGCGGCCTTGGCAGACTTGGCGGGCCTATGCGCCTTTTACAAAATCTTGGGTACTTACCCCTTGGCAGACTAA
- a CDS encoding tyrosine-type recombinase/integrase: MEVSPNGSKRWFWKYRKDGKEGRLALGSYPDVGPKEARRARDQAKAQKSDGVDPVAARKVEKLKAAIPSGTTFKAVAAEWYTKQAPHWSPSHATRSLRQLERDLYPWIGERPMEDVHALELLAVLKKVEERGAFETADRVLMLCRQVWDYWLPTASASQRNITEGLKKRLTPYHSKSFAAIVEPAPFGELLRAMFAYKGGVVVRTALQIAPLVYQRPGNLREMEWAELDLDAALWTIPSAKMKRTKAEKEHGEPHVVPLPTQAVALLCALQPVTGHGRYVFPGERSHDRPISDNSVRSALYALGYGKAQTWHGFRASARTMIVDQLNLDPLAIEANLAHAVKDSNGRSYNRTQYQTQRFQQIQVWADYLDQLRTGADLIQFLKRSASSNSTKCSSIKASV; this comes from the coding sequence TTGGAAGTCAGCCCCAATGGCTCCAAGCGCTGGTTTTGGAAATATCGTAAAGACGGCAAAGAGGGGCGCTTAGCCTTGGGGAGTTATCCCGATGTAGGTCCAAAGGAAGCGCGCCGAGCCCGTGATCAAGCGAAGGCCCAAAAGTCGGACGGTGTCGATCCGGTGGCCGCTCGCAAAGTTGAAAAGCTGAAGGCAGCCATACCGAGTGGGACCACGTTCAAAGCGGTGGCCGCCGAGTGGTATACGAAGCAAGCGCCGCACTGGAGCCCCAGTCATGCAACCCGATCATTGCGCCAGCTTGAACGTGACCTTTACCCTTGGATAGGTGAGCGCCCGATGGAGGACGTTCATGCATTAGAACTTTTGGCAGTGCTCAAAAAGGTTGAAGAGCGGGGGGCTTTCGAAACTGCAGATCGCGTGTTGATGCTATGCCGGCAAGTTTGGGACTACTGGCTCCCCACTGCCAGCGCTTCACAACGCAACATTACAGAAGGGTTGAAAAAGCGCCTCACCCCGTATCACAGTAAATCGTTTGCCGCCATCGTAGAGCCCGCTCCGTTTGGCGAGTTGCTACGTGCCATGTTTGCATACAAAGGAGGCGTGGTGGTGCGCACTGCTTTGCAAATTGCGCCCCTGGTGTACCAACGCCCCGGTAACCTGCGGGAAATGGAATGGGCTGAGCTAGACCTTGACGCGGCCTTGTGGACTATTCCTAGCGCCAAGATGAAACGCACCAAGGCAGAAAAAGAGCACGGTGAACCGCATGTTGTGCCACTGCCAACCCAAGCGGTTGCCTTGTTGTGCGCTCTACAGCCGGTCACTGGTCACGGCCGCTATGTGTTTCCGGGTGAACGAAGCCATGACCGCCCGATCAGCGACAACTCTGTACGAAGCGCACTCTACGCATTGGGCTATGGCAAAGCTCAGACTTGGCATGGTTTTCGTGCAAGTGCACGCACCATGATAGTCGACCAGCTGAATCTCGATCCATTGGCTATTGAAGCCAATTTGGCACACGCGGTAAAGGACTCCAACGGTCGCAGCTACAACCGAACTCAGTACCAGACCCAGCGCTTCCAGCAAATCCAAGTCTGGGCAGATTACCTTGATCAATTGCGCACTGGTGCAGATCTCATTCAGTTCCTTAAGCGAAGCGCAAGTAGCAACAGCACTAAATGCAGCAGCATTAAAGCTTCAGTGTGA
- the gyrA gene encoding DNA gyrase subunit A — protein sequence MTQFAKETLPISLEEEMRRSYLDYAMSVIVGRALPDARDGLKPVHRRVLFAMHELNNDWNRAYKKSARIVGDVIGKYHPHGDQSVYDTIVRMAQDFSMRHMLVDGQGNFGSVDGDNAAAMRYTEIRLAKIAHEILADLDKETVDFGPNYDGSEKEPLVLPTRLPNLLVNGSGGIAVGMATNIPPHNLNEVVDACLHLLRNPDASIDELMEIIPAPDFPTAGIIYGINGVKDGYRTGRGKVVMRARCHFEDIDKGQRQAIIVDELPYQVNKKTLQERMAELVHEKKIEGISHIQDESDKSGMRLVIELKRGEVPEVVLNNLYKQTQLQDTFGMNMVALINGQPKLCNLKDLIEVFLQHRREVVTRRTIFNLRKARERGHVLEGLAVALANIDEFIAIIRNAPTPPVAKVELMSKPWDSKLVREMLTRTRADGGVVNADDYRPDGLEKTYGMGGDGLYRLSDTQAQEILQMRLQRLTGLEQDKIVSEYKEVMGEIEDLLDILAKPARVSLIISEELTAIKTEFGQSKQGARRSLVEHSSFDLSTEDLITPTDMVVTMSHSGYIKSQPLNEYRAQKRGGRGKQATATKEDDWVDQLFVANTHDYILCFSNRGRLYWLKVWEVPQGSRGSRGRPIVNMFPLQEGEKITVVLPLTGEKRTFPADQYVFMATRMGTVKKTALDEFSNPRKAGIIAVDLDEGDFLIGAALTDGKHDVMLFSDGGKAVRFDENDVRPMGRNARGVRGMMLDETQSVIAMLVAEDEQQSVLTATENGYGKRTNITEYTRHGRGTKGMIAIQQSERNGKVVAATLVHANDEIMLITDKGVLVRTRVSEIRELGRATQGVTLIGLDEGSKLSGLQRIVENDANPADVEDNLSEDGDTAAE from the coding sequence ATGACACAGTTCGCCAAAGAAACCCTGCCCATTAGCCTCGAAGAGGAAATGCGCCGCAGCTACCTCGATTACGCCATGAGCGTGATCGTAGGCCGCGCTTTACCTGATGCGCGCGATGGCTTGAAACCTGTGCATAGGCGGGTGCTTTTCGCAATGCACGAGTTGAACAACGACTGGAACCGGGCCTACAAAAAGTCCGCCCGTATCGTCGGAGATGTAATCGGTAAGTACCATCCACATGGCGACCAATCTGTGTATGACACCATAGTTCGCATGGCGCAAGATTTTTCTATGCGCCATATGTTGGTGGACGGGCAAGGTAACTTCGGCTCTGTGGATGGAGACAACGCAGCCGCCATGCGTTACACCGAAATCCGCTTGGCCAAGATTGCCCATGAGATATTGGCAGACTTAGACAAAGAAACTGTGGACTTTGGCCCCAACTATGACGGCTCCGAAAAAGAGCCCTTGGTGCTGCCGACTCGCCTGCCCAATTTGCTGGTCAATGGCTCAGGTGGTATTGCCGTGGGGATGGCGACCAACATCCCCCCCCATAACTTGAACGAAGTGGTGGATGCATGCTTGCATTTGCTGCGCAATCCTGATGCATCAATCGATGAATTGATGGAGATCATTCCAGCGCCTGACTTTCCGACAGCGGGAATCATTTACGGCATCAATGGCGTCAAAGACGGTTACCGGACTGGTCGTGGCAAGGTTGTCATGCGTGCGCGCTGCCACTTTGAAGACATTGATAAGGGGCAACGCCAGGCCATCATCGTTGACGAGCTCCCCTACCAAGTCAACAAGAAGACCTTGCAAGAGCGCATGGCCGAGTTGGTGCATGAGAAGAAAATCGAAGGCATTAGCCATATTCAAGACGAGTCTGACAAGTCAGGCATGCGCTTGGTCATTGAGCTCAAGCGTGGCGAAGTCCCTGAAGTGGTTTTGAACAACCTTTACAAGCAAACCCAACTTCAGGACACGTTCGGCATGAACATGGTGGCCCTGATCAATGGGCAGCCAAAATTGTGCAACTTGAAAGACTTGATTGAAGTCTTCTTGCAGCATCGGCGCGAAGTGGTGACAAGGCGCACCATTTTCAACTTGCGCAAAGCCAGAGAGCGCGGGCACGTTTTGGAGGGCTTAGCGGTCGCGCTGGCCAATATCGACGAGTTCATTGCGATTATCAGAAATGCCCCTACCCCCCCGGTCGCCAAAGTTGAATTGATGTCCAAGCCGTGGGACAGCAAACTGGTGCGGGAGATGCTCACGCGCACACGTGCCGACGGTGGCGTTGTCAACGCAGACGACTACCGCCCAGACGGTTTGGAAAAGACCTACGGCATGGGCGGTGATGGCTTGTACCGTTTGTCAGATACCCAAGCGCAGGAAATTTTGCAAATGCGCCTGCAACGTCTGACGGGCCTAGAGCAAGACAAAATTGTTTCCGAGTACAAAGAAGTGATGGGTGAGATTGAAGACTTGCTCGACATCTTGGCAAAGCCAGCGCGCGTATCGCTCATCATCAGTGAAGAGCTGACGGCCATTAAAACTGAATTTGGCCAAAGCAAGCAGGGCGCGCGACGCAGCTTGGTAGAGCATTCATCGTTTGACCTATCCACAGAGGATCTCATCACTCCGACCGACATGGTGGTGACCATGAGCCATAGCGGTTACATCAAGAGCCAACCTCTCAACGAATACCGCGCCCAAAAACGCGGCGGGCGCGGCAAGCAAGCCACCGCGACTAAAGAAGATGATTGGGTGGACCAGTTGTTTGTGGCGAACACCCATGACTACATCCTGTGTTTTTCGAATCGAGGCCGCTTGTACTGGCTCAAAGTCTGGGAGGTTCCGCAAGGGTCACGCGGGTCGCGTGGCCGCCCGATTGTGAACATGTTCCCACTCCAAGAAGGCGAAAAAATCACCGTCGTGCTTCCGCTTACAGGTGAGAAACGAACATTCCCCGCTGACCAATACGTGTTCATGGCAACGCGCATGGGTACAGTCAAGAAAACTGCGCTTGATGAGTTTTCTAACCCACGCAAAGCCGGCATCATCGCCGTTGACTTAGACGAAGGCGACTTCCTTATTGGTGCTGCATTGACCGATGGAAAGCACGATGTCATGCTGTTTAGCGACGGTGGCAAGGCAGTCCGGTTTGACGAAAATGATGTACGCCCTATGGGCCGCAACGCACGCGGTGTCCGAGGCATGATGCTTGACGAAACCCAGAGCGTCATCGCAATGCTGGTTGCCGAGGACGAGCAACAAAGCGTGCTAACGGCCACCGAAAATGGCTATGGCAAGCGCACCAACATTACCGAGTACACACGACATGGCCGTGGGACTAAAGGCATGATTGCCATTCAACAGTCTGAGCGCAATGGCAAAGTCGTAGCAGCCACTTTGGTTCACGCCAATGACGAAATCATGCTCATTACTGACAAGGGTGTGCTGGTTCGCACCCGTGTCAGTGAGATTCGCGAGTTGGGGCGTGCTACCCAAGGCGTCACATTGATCGGACTCGACGAAGGCTCCAAGCTCAGTGGGCTACAGCGCATCGTGGAGAACGATGCCAATCCCGCCGACGTAGAAGACAACCTATCTGAAGATGGAGACACAGCGGCAGAGTAG
- a CDS encoding HAD family hydrolase, protein MARQPQAILFDLDGTLIDSAPDLGAAADKMRVDRGLPSLDLALYRPMAGAGARGMLGIAFGITPTDSAYEDMREEFFSNYERCMTERTFVFDGVADLIREIERRQIQWGVVTNKSARFTNSLVRTMPLFANAGAVISGDTTPHAKPHPAPLLEAARRLGLQAHQCIYVGDDERDIVAGKAAGMPTVAASYGYLGAHTDTAAWKADTEIKSPLELLHWIDQA, encoded by the coding sequence ATTGCCCGGCAGCCTCAAGCCATTCTGTTTGATCTAGATGGCACTCTGATTGATAGCGCGCCCGATTTGGGGGCTGCTGCAGACAAAATGCGCGTAGATCGTGGACTTCCTTCGTTAGATTTGGCTTTGTATCGGCCTATGGCTGGTGCTGGTGCGCGCGGTATGCTGGGCATCGCCTTTGGCATCACTCCGACAGATTCCGCCTATGAGGACATGCGCGAGGAGTTTTTTTCTAACTACGAGCGCTGCATGACCGAGCGAACGTTTGTTTTTGATGGTGTCGCGGATTTGATTCGCGAAATTGAGCGCAGGCAAATCCAATGGGGTGTAGTGACCAATAAGTCCGCGCGTTTTACCAATTCCTTGGTCCGCACCATGCCGTTATTCGCAAATGCGGGTGCTGTCATCAGCGGTGACACCACACCGCATGCGAAGCCACATCCCGCCCCTTTGTTGGAAGCAGCGAGGCGTCTAGGTCTGCAAGCACATCAGTGCATCTACGTTGGCGATGACGAGCGCGATATTGTGGCGGGTAAAGCTGCGGGAATGCCCACCGTGGCCGCGAGCTACGGCTACCTGGGCGCGCATACTGATACGGCTGCTTGGAAAGCAGATACCGAAATTAAATCGCCCCTAGAGCTCTTGCATTGGATCGATCAGGCCTAA
- the gmd gene encoding GDP-mannose 4,6-dehydratase, which produces MNSKVALITGITGQDGSYLAEFLLEKGYIVHGIKRRASSFNTARVDHLYHDPHEVNVRFFLHHGDLTDSSNLVRLIQKIQPDEIYNLAAMSHVAVSFESPEYTADVDAIGPLRMLEAIRILGLEKKTKFYQASTSELYGLVQETPQKETTPFYPRSPYAVAKLYAYWITVNYREAYGMYACNGILFNHESPVRGENFVTRKITRALARFKLGLQDRLYLGNLDAKRDWGHAKDYVEMQWLMLQQEQPEDFVIATGVQYSVRDFVNEAAQELGIRIRWEGNGVDEKGFDAKGNCIVSVDPRYFRPTEVETLLGDATKAKQKLGWEPKITFQELVQEMVREDLKSAERDQLVKRHGYYTNDYHE; this is translated from the coding sequence ATGAACTCTAAAGTTGCTTTAATTACTGGCATAACCGGGCAAGACGGTTCTTATTTGGCTGAGTTTTTACTGGAAAAGGGATACATTGTCCACGGTATCAAACGCCGGGCCAGCTCATTCAACACAGCCAGGGTAGATCATCTTTACCACGACCCGCACGAAGTAAACGTTCGGTTTTTTCTTCACCACGGTGATTTGACTGATTCATCCAATCTTGTCCGGCTGATTCAGAAAATTCAACCAGATGAAATTTACAACCTTGCGGCAATGAGTCATGTGGCGGTCAGCTTTGAATCACCCGAATACACTGCAGACGTAGATGCCATCGGCCCCCTGCGCATGCTGGAAGCCATACGCATCCTCGGTCTGGAGAAGAAAACCAAGTTCTACCAGGCCAGCACGTCCGAGCTTTATGGATTGGTGCAGGAAACCCCGCAAAAAGAAACCACCCCGTTTTACCCGCGCAGCCCCTACGCCGTAGCCAAGCTCTACGCGTACTGGATCACCGTCAATTACCGCGAAGCGTATGGCATGTATGCCTGTAATGGCATTCTGTTCAACCATGAATCCCCCGTGCGCGGTGAAAACTTTGTCACCCGTAAAATCACTCGCGCACTGGCACGCTTCAAGTTGGGCCTGCAAGACCGCCTGTACCTGGGCAACCTAGACGCCAAGCGCGACTGGGGGCACGCCAAAGACTACGTGGAAATGCAGTGGCTCATGTTGCAGCAAGAGCAGCCGGAAGACTTCGTTATTGCCACTGGCGTGCAGTACAGCGTGCGCGACTTTGTGAACGAAGCCGCCCAAGAACTAGGAATTCGCATCCGCTGGGAAGGCAACGGCGTGGATGAAAAAGGCTTTGATGCAAAAGGCAACTGCATCGTTTCCGTGGATCCGCGCTATTTCCGGCCAACCGAGGTGGAAACCCTGCTGGGCGATGCCACCAAAGCCAAGCAAAAGCTGGGTTGGGAACCAAAGATCACCTTTCAGGAACTGGTGCAAGAAATGGTGCGCGAAGACCTGAAGAGCGCGGAGCGCGATCAACTAGTCAAACGTCATGGCTATTACACCAATGACTACCATGAGTAG
- the ubiG gene encoding bifunctional 2-polyprenyl-6-hydroxyphenol methylase/3-demethylubiquinol 3-O-methyltransferase UbiG translates to MTTILNADPAELAKFSEVAHRWWDVDSEFRPLHQINPLRLEWLNGIAPLAGLRVLDVGCGGGILSDSMARKGANVLGIDLATNALKVAQLHALEAQTPNVQYREISAEGMAVEAAGSFDVVTCMEMLEHVPDPASVVDACAQLVKPGGWVFFSTINRSTKSFLFAILGAEYLLNLVPRGTHEYAKMIRPSELARFCRAAGLELKHTKGLEYNPITKRYWLSQSTDVNYMIAVRKPEALS, encoded by the coding sequence ATGACTACGATTCTGAATGCTGATCCTGCAGAGCTTGCGAAATTTTCCGAAGTGGCGCATCGCTGGTGGGATGTGGATAGCGAATTCCGACCCCTGCATCAGATCAATCCGCTGCGATTGGAGTGGCTCAATGGCATTGCGCCCTTGGCGGGACTCCGTGTGTTGGATGTTGGGTGTGGCGGCGGCATTTTGTCAGACTCCATGGCGAGAAAGGGTGCCAATGTCTTGGGCATTGACTTGGCGACTAATGCGCTAAAAGTTGCCCAGCTGCATGCCTTGGAAGCGCAAACACCCAATGTGCAGTACCGAGAGATCAGCGCAGAAGGAATGGCCGTTGAAGCTGCTGGCTCGTTTGATGTCGTGACTTGCATGGAAATGCTAGAGCATGTGCCGGACCCTGCCTCCGTGGTGGATGCCTGTGCTCAATTGGTAAAGCCGGGTGGATGGGTCTTCTTTTCGACAATAAATCGAAGTACCAAGTCTTTTCTATTTGCGATTCTTGGCGCGGAGTACCTGTTGAATTTGGTGCCGCGGGGTACTCATGAGTATGCAAAGATGATCCGACCTAGCGAACTTGCTCGCTTTTGCCGTGCAGCGGGGTTGGAGCTTAAGCACACCAAAGGCTTGGAATACAACCCGATAACCAAGCGCTATTGGTTGAGTCAGAGCACGGACGTTAACTATATGATTGCTGTGCGTAAACCAGAGGCACTCTCGTGA
- the serC gene encoding 3-phosphoserine/phosphohydroxythreonine transaminase encodes MQRPYNFSAGPATIPSEVLSQAAAEMLNWPDATGRLCGMGVMEMSHRGKEFLSIYEKTEADLRELLNIPNQFKILFMQGGGLAENAIVPLNLSALRPNPETRGAADFVVTGSWSKKSLDEATKFCDARVAASDQINGFTRIPEPSTWNLREKASYVHLCTNETINGLEFHQLPDLKALGSAAELVIDFSSHVASRPVDWSRVGLAFGGAQKNLGPAGLTLVVVREDLLGHALPICPSAFDYQMVASNQSMYNTPPTYAIYIAGLVFQWLKRQGGVLAMEQQNIAKAKLLYDAIDQSSFYVNKVALDSRSRMNVPFFLRDESRNEAFLTGAKEAGLLQLKGHKSVGGMRASIYNAMPLEGVQTLVQYMREFERTLS; translated from the coding sequence ATGCAAAGACCCTACAATTTTTCCGCAGGCCCCGCAACCATTCCGTCAGAGGTGCTGAGCCAGGCTGCGGCTGAAATGCTGAACTGGCCAGATGCGACTGGTCGCCTTTGTGGCATGGGCGTGATGGAAATGAGCCACCGCGGAAAAGAGTTTCTGTCCATCTATGAGAAAACCGAAGCAGACTTGCGCGAGTTACTCAACATTCCGAACCAGTTCAAGATACTGTTCATGCAAGGTGGGGGGTTGGCTGAGAACGCCATCGTGCCGTTAAACCTGAGCGCGCTACGGCCTAACCCAGAGACCCGCGGTGCGGCAGACTTCGTAGTCACTGGCAGTTGGAGCAAAAAGTCCTTGGATGAGGCCACCAAGTTTTGCGATGCACGGGTTGCTGCTAGTGACCAAATTAACGGCTTTACCCGTATTCCAGAGCCTTCAACATGGAACTTGCGTGAGAAAGCCAGTTATGTACACCTGTGTACTAACGAAACCATCAATGGCTTAGAGTTCCACCAACTTCCTGACCTCAAAGCGCTGGGCTCAGCGGCAGAGTTGGTAATTGATTTTTCATCGCACGTGGCATCACGCCCTGTCGACTGGAGCCGCGTGGGCCTTGCCTTTGGTGGCGCTCAAAAAAACTTAGGCCCAGCAGGCTTAACGTTGGTGGTCGTACGCGAGGATTTGTTGGGTCACGCCCTGCCTATATGCCCTAGCGCGTTTGATTACCAAATGGTGGCGAGCAACCAATCAATGTACAACACGCCACCTACCTACGCTATCTATATCGCCGGGTTGGTGTTTCAGTGGCTCAAGCGCCAAGGTGGCGTGCTGGCTATGGAGCAACAAAACATAGCCAAAGCTAAGCTCCTGTATGACGCGATAGACCAATCCAGTTTCTACGTCAACAAGGTGGCACTGGACAGCCGATCCAGAATGAACGTTCCGTTCTTCCTGCGCGACGAGTCGCGCAATGAGGCATTCTTAACCGGCGCAAAGGAAGCGGGTCTACTACAGCTCAAAGGGCATAAGTCGGTAGGTGGCATGCGCGCAAGCATCTACAACGCCATGCCTTTGGAAGGTGTTCAAACCTTGGTGCAATACATGCGTGAATTCGAACGCACCCTATCCTGA